The window TTCCACCCCATATCGATTGCATCTTCAGGGTTTATCCTCACCAGCCGTTTGCCAAGACCGGTTTCCTCGAGATCGAGGGCGTGAATCCGCGCAAGTATCTGGCCGCACTGATACGCCAGTTTCGGCCGGATATTTTTTAAGGATTCGGAGCGAACGATCCGCGATCCGAGCGTTTCGCCCTCGAGCCATTCCATAATAAACGCATCGCCGACACCATCCTCCGGTGCCGTGACATAAAACACCTCGGGCTCCGGGACGCCGGCTTCCTTTGCACGAAGGAACAGCTTTGCTTCAGTGGCCAGTCCCGCAGCACCCAGGATCAGGAGCGACCCAACCCCTTTAATCGAGCGCCGCATGGCCAGTTGCCGTTTACCCGTATGCGTCGAAATAACGATACGGTATGTTTCCTGGCTCGCGCCTGCCGACAGGCGCCTGCACAAGAGAAGTTTCTCGAAGCCTTCGAAGCGCTTTTCCAAAACAGCCTGAAGCTTGTTTTCGAAATCGCTGCGATCGTTTTCTTTTTCCGACATAGGTTACCCCATACTTACCCCCATCGTTGCAACACTGGGGTTGAGGTTTGGCCGTTGTTCACCCGGCTGAGAACCCCCCTTGGGTTTTTGTTGCTTCATGAAGCCGAACATATAACCGGCAACCCGCCGCATCTGTATCTCTTCCGCTCCCTCGGTAATGCGATAGCGCCGGTGATGTCGATAGATGTGCTCGTAATTGAAGATTCCCCGCAGCAAGCTGCAGGGAATGCGCTCGCTATCTCGGTTCATAAAACCCTCTCATTATCGATGTCATACCAATAAGGCCAACAACACGAAAGAAACCATGAAAATTTTCGTGCTTTCCCGCTTTCGTGATTGGTTTTATCTTTTTTCACTACATATCACTTGATGGCTTTTGGGGGTTTAGTAACGGAAAACCGGGTTGGGTTAAAAAATCGTTACTTCTTAATTCCAGCTATTTTTTTGGCGTCCTTCTTTTTCATGTCGAAATTAGCGTAGCGCTGAATCATCACCTTTTGGGCCTGGGGGGAACCGGCTCCGTGAATGGATTCGGTGAAGTAGGCGACGGCACCGGTCCCCATGGTGATATTCTCGATGAGACGAATGCAGCGCATCCGGTCCTCGGCCGAAATGTGGTCGACCCCCTTGAGATACTTCCGCAGCAGTTCGCCGATTACCGGAATGTCCAGATCCTTCTCCGAAGGGGTCGTGCCCACGACCGCCCCGGCGATGTCCTGTGCCAGGCGGCAAATTTCGGCAGGATTCCGGGTTATATTCAACTTGGCGACATTTGCCAGCAGTCCGTTGACCAAGCACCCGCCGGATGCGTGCTTGCTGCCCTCCGATGCGGCTGCAATCGCGCAGGCATAACAGGTTTCATTGAGGTGTACCATCTCCTGCAGCTTGTCCTTGATATGCGACGCTTTTTCAGTGCCGTTGTACTCGGCTATCAAGGCCGCCGCGCCTGTCAGCACGTCACCCATGCCGGTCTTGCATCCCCCGTAGCTGGCCCGGTGATAGTTGGCGAAGATTTCGACGAGCCTGCCTGAGAACGGATACTCGCCGCTCATCAGAACCTGCTCCCAGGGGATGAACACATCGTCGAATATCATGTAGGCCTCCTGGCCGCCGAATTGCGCGTTGCCCACATCGATCTCGCCCTTTTCCAGCTTTCTCGTGTCGCAGGACTGCCTCCCGTAAACGTAGGAGATGCCTTTTGTGTTGGTCGGCGTGACGAAGGTGACGGCATAGTCCTTGTCCTGCTCCCGCATGGCCGACGTCGGCGTAACCGCAACCCAATGCGAGTTTACGGCACCGGTCTGATGAGCCTTGCATCCCCGCACCACGAT is drawn from Deltaproteobacteria bacterium and contains these coding sequences:
- a CDS encoding 4-hydroxybutyryl-CoA dehydratase — translated: MTLKTKEEYFESIRALHLPVYLLGEKVEDTVDNPIIRPTLNSVGMTYEIAQQSAHEDLATATSHLSGKKINRFTHVHQRIEDLLKKPRLLRLMGRKTGTCFQRCAGWDAMNTLNAITYEMDAELNTEYHQRFLNFLTIVQEEDLVCDAALTDPKGNRSLAPGKQADPDLYLRMVKKDAKGIVVRGCKAHQTGAVNSHWVAVTPTSAMREQDKDYAVTFVTPTNTKGISYVYGRQSCDTRKLEKGEIDVGNAQFGGQEAYMIFDDVFIPWEQVLMSGEYPFSGRLVEIFANYHRASYGGCKTGMGDVLTGAAALIAEYNGTEKASHIKDKLQEMVHLNETCYACAIAAASEGSKHASGGCLVNGLLANVAKLNITRNPAEICRLAQDIAGAVVGTTPSEKDLDIPVIGELLRKYLKGVDHISAEDRMRCIRLIENITMGTGAVAYFTESIHGAGSPQAQKVMIQRYANFDMKKKDAKKIAGIKK